A genomic window from Triticum urartu cultivar G1812 unplaced genomic scaffold, Tu2.1 TuUngrouped_contig_6464, whole genome shotgun sequence includes:
- the LOC125530649 gene encoding uncharacterized protein LOC125530649 — translation MDQKGQSTVSDSCVLEMDQLAHELESKLATLNSSKAQVLDRRRPCSIIVGKVRDLTRNVDSSEYDPDHVAIGPYNYPRLQSRSPHLAVEHDKLASLDQVLSAAKATRPTMTVEVYLKELACLEHHTRNCYANTFDDMSSEQFVRMLLLDGCYILSRLVGLRAHHLDLDDVGTAEAGVSSANRAEALAVVRDVFYLAENQIPYFVLEKIGELTTLDGKERVLTDISNYSLDLMRRQKYAMAAPAMVPPEPMVPGNLLHLLHMHLKPVALSVSPAVLVSTVDPVSVHRWRSATEYNFAGVKFKARAMSEKGLIRCILDVKLDVGGGTLEVPCLDIDSETWRLLRNLIELEQRNRETVGSHVTAYCVFISQVACTTKDVELLSKRGVIVHGHGNNEEVAKCFADLCKGIQFDPDDPDYNYLRETCKKLEKRFHSYPRRWIAWLKQRYLRNPWLAVGLLAAAIGLVLAVIQTVYSVLCYYKQ, via the exons ATGGATCAAAAAG GCCAATCTACGGTTTCGGATTCCTGCGTCCTGGAGATGGATCAGTTGGCCCATGAGCTGGAAAGTAAACTGGCCACCCTGAACTCATCCAAGGCGCAGGTCCTCGACCGTCGCCGTCCTTGTTCCATCATCGTCGGCAAGGTCCGTGACCTCACGCGGAACGTCGACAGCAGCGAGTACGATCCTGACCACGTCGCCATCGGCCCGTACAACTACCCTCGGCTCCAGAGCAGAAGCCCACACCTCGCCGTGGAGCACGACAAGCTGGCTAGCCTCGACCAGGTGCTCTCGGCGGCGAAGGCAACGAGACCCACCATGACGGTAGAGGTCTACCTCAAGGAGCTGGCATGCCTGGAGCACCACACCAGGAACTGCTACGCCAACACATTTGATGACATGTCGAGCGAGCAATTCGTGCGCATGCTCCTCCTCGACGGCTGTTACATACTGTCCCGCCTCGTCGGACTCCGAGCACATCATCTAGATCTAGATGATGTGGGCACTGCAGAGGCCGGCGTCTCGTCGGCAAACAGGGCGGAGGCGCTAGCGGTGGTCCGCGACGTGTTCTATCTCGCGGAGAACCAGATACCGTACTTCGTGCTTGAGAAGATCGGGGAGCTGACCACTTTGGATGGTAAGGAACGTGTGCTTACAGACATATCAAATTATTCACTTGATCTCATGAGGAGACAAAAGTACGCCATGGCCGCGCCGGCCATGGTGCCACCAGAGCCGATGGTGCCGGGAAATCTGCTCCATCTTCTTCATATGCACTTGAAGCCTGTTGCACTGTCCGTCTCGCCTGCCGTGCTGGTTAGCACCGTCGATCCCGTGTCTGTGCACCGGTGGCGCTCGGCGACGGAGTACAACTTCGCGGGAGTGAAGTTCAAGGCTCGGGCCATGAGCGAGAAAGGTCTCATCCGCTGCATCCTCGACGTGAAGTTGGACGTCGGTGGCGGCACACTGGAGGTCCCCTGCCTGGACATCGACTCCGAGACATGGCGGTTATTACGCAACTTGATAGAGCTGGAGCAACGGAACCGGGAGACCGTGGGGAGCCACGTCACGGCATACTGCGTGTTCATATCCCAGGTGGCCTGCACCACGAAGGACGTGGAGCTCCTGTCGAAGAGAGGCGTCATCGTGCATGGCCATGGCAACAACGAAGAGGTGGCAAAATGCTTCGCCGACCTTTGCAAGGGGATCCAGTTCGACCCGGATGACCCCGACTACAACTACCTTCGGGAGACATGCAAGAAGCTGGAGAAGCGGTTCCACAGCTACCCGCGGAGGTGGATTGCGTGGCTAAAGCAGAGGTACTTGAGAAACCCTTGGCTAGCCGTTGGCCTCCTGGCAGCTGCTATTGGCCTAGTTCTCGCAGTCATCCAAACAGTCTACTCTGTTTTGTGTTACTACAAACAATGA